The genome window GCATGACGCCGTCCAACGTCACAAACTCTGCCACCACAAGCTTGCGCATGATCAGCTCCTTTTGGAATACGGAGTCTCCTGCACCATCAGTGTACAGCAGCCGACAAGTCGGGCAGCCCACGGAGCACGCCATGCCGAGGTACCGCACTACCAGGCGCGCACAGGTCCTCGTCGAACACACGCTGCGTAGCCCGGCGGACGTGCCAGATCGTGTATCGCGGGCAGCAAGACTGGTCTTCGTGAATCAGAAGCAGGTATGACTCTGCCGCCGCGTAGGCGTGCAACACCTGCGACACCTCGGCGATCTTCCCAGCGGCTCAAGGACCTGCACCCACGGTTCGACCGCCACCGCGAGCATCGGGTGCCGTGGGCATTACGTCCGATCCGGCTCATAGATGAGCGCCACCACGCCAGAGCTGAATGCGCGTGTTTCCACCAGCTTGAGCGTCGCAGCGCTTCCCGCTTGAAAGAGGTGCTTGCCCGTGCCCACCACCACCGGGTAGATCAGCAGCCGATAGCGATCGACCAGATCATGCTGCATGAGCGTTTGCACCAGCGTGGCGCTGCCATAGACCAGCATGTCCTGACCATCCTGCTGCTTGAGGGCGGTGATGGCGTCTACGATCCGGTCGTTGATCAGCGTTGAGTTGGTCCACGTCACGGTGTCCAGGGTGGTTGACACCACATATTTGGGGATGTTGTTCATGTACGCTGCGCCCTCATCCGTGCTCTCCGGCCAGGCTGCTGCAAACCCTTGATAGGTGACGCGGCCCAGCAGCAAGGCATCGCTGGTGGCTTGCTCATCGCCTTTAAACTGCGCGATCTCGTCATTCCAATAGGGGGCGGTCCAGGCGGGCGCTTCCATGATGCCATCGAGCGACAGAAATTCGGTAACGACGATGTTTCTCATGGTGGTTCTCCTTGTAGTGGTCACGGTCAGGTTACGACCTCTATCATACCCCACCCAGAAACCAGGCTCTTGCAGGCAACCGGTCTTGGTTATGGTGCGCTACAGTGTATCGTGTTTTTGCAGCGCGCGAAAATCCGGCTTTTTTGCGGTCATGGACCTGACCGCTACGGGTTTCCTACGAAAATCTCCTCGAATCGCCCCGGCTTATACTGCTCGGCATCGTTTGTGCTAGTTTCTGTCAGAACGCTGCCGTTACCAGGCAGCATCGCAGCGAATCCGCGCCGGACTTGGCTCCCCTGACCCAGGCAATGGCGCGGCCAGGCGCATGGGTACCGTACGCCTGCGGGCGCTGCAGGAAACCGAGACGGATGCAATGGCGCAGCGAGAGCGGCACCTGGCCCGGCTGCTCGACGTCGATCTGGCCGGCAGTATGGAGCGCGCGGAGGTAGAACGCAAGCAGCACGACCTCGCGCGCAACAGGAGGGGTTAAGCGCGCACCAGCGGCACCGAAGGCCCACGCCCGGCAGCATCCTGATCGCATCACACGTATCCACACCAGCGCGGCGTTCCGCAACCGACTCCAGGCGCCGCCTGATCCGTTGAATGTTGCCCGGCAGCGGCAATGGGTCCCGCTTCCGGTCGAGTGGGTCATCGTCAACGACAGGCAGGCGGCGATCATCATCCCGACCGATCCACGGCATGCGACAGCCAGGGCTCGTCATGGCCGATCAGACGATGCACACACGCTTTACACGCTGGTGCGATCAGCGCGGGTAGGAGCAGATGTTGGCGCCCATTGCCCACGACCTGCATAGGGGACGCGGCACCGTGGACGGCACCATGGTTCGGGCGCATCCGGGCGACAGGCTCGCTCGGCGCAAGCTGGGGGTTGCCCGGCTCACACGTATCGTGATTTGGCGACGCTGAAATAGCAACAGAACCAGTGAGGTGATTGCGACTATGAGTACACCATCACAACCCGGTGCCACCGCAAAGCTCACGCTGACAGCGCCCTTGTCCGGGTATTTACTGCCGATCGAGCAGGTTCCCGACCCGGTATTCGCCCAGAAGATGGTCGGCGACGGCATCTCCATCGATCCCCTCAGCCAATTGCTCCTGGCCCCCTGTGCGGGCCAGGTCGTACAGCTCCACTCTGCCGGCCATGCCGTGACCGTCGCGACGCCTCAGGGCATCGAGGTGATGATGCACGTCGGGCTGGATACGGTTGCCCTGAAAGGGCAGGGCTTTACGCCGCGAGTCAAGCCCGGCGATCAGGTTGCCGTTGGCGATGCGCTGATCGAGTTCGACGCCGACTATATCGCCACCCACGCCAAAAGCCTGCTGACCCAGATCGTCATTACGAATAGCGATCGGGTCGCCGCGTTCATGCCCCGCACCGGCAGCGTGACGGCGGGGAAAGACGTCATCCTCGAGCTGGCGCTGGTCGGGGCTGCGGCGGAGGCAGCGACCGAAACCAGCAAGACGGCGACCTCGTCGGCGATTCTGGTTCCGAATCCCACGGGCCTCCATGCGCGGCCAGCGGCGGTGCTGGCGAACCTCGCCAAGAAGTTCAGCGCTGATATCCGGCTACAGCGGGGCGATGATCAGGCCAACGCGAAAAGCGTGGTTTCGATCATGGGGCTAGAAGTAAACTACGGTGACAAGGTCCTCCTGGTCGCGCAGGGTCCCGACGCTGAGGAGGCCATCGCCACGCTGACCCCGGAGCTGGAGCGCGGCCTGGGCGATGAAGGCGCGGTGCCTGCGCCCGCGCCCGCGAGCATGACCATTCCGGAGCTCGCCGCTCCAGCGCCAAGGCCGCGCTCGACCAACCCCAACCTGCTGCTTGGCGTTGCCGCATCGCCCGGACTCGCCGTGGGCACCGTCTTCCAGGTGCGCCGTGAAGAGATCGTGGTGGCGGAAACCGCCGCTGACCCGCATCAAGAGCGGCGGAAGCTGGATGAAGCGATGGACCAGGCGAAAGTCCAGCTGGTGGCGCTGCGCGACCGGCTCGCCGGTGAGTCCGACCAGGCTAAAGCCGCCATTTTCGCCGCGCATGAGGAGCTGCTGGATGACCCCGATCTGCTTGACATTGCGACCAGCGCCATTGCCAAGGGTAAGAGCGCCCCCTTTGCGTGGCAGCGCGCCTTTACCACCTACGCAGAGCGGCTGTCCAACTTGAAAAATGAGCTGCTCGCGGCGCGGGCCAACGACCTGCGGGACGTCGGCCAGCGCGTGCTAGAGCTGCTGACGGGGATAACCACCAGAGCGCCAGACTACCCGCCCAATACGATTCTGGTCGCCGAAGATCTGACGCCGTCCGATACCGCCACGCTGGATCGGTCTAAAGTGGTTGGGTTCTGCACCACCGCCGGAGGCGCCTCCTCCCATGTGGCAATTATCGCGCGCTCGCTAGATATTCCGGCGGTGGCCGGGGTTGACCCACGCGCGCTCGATGTGCCGAACCGCACGATGGTGATCCTCGACGGCGCCAGGGGCCAGCTCCGCCTGAATCCGTCTGCGGAGGACGTTACCCGTCTTCAAAAGGCGCTGGAGCGCAACGCGGCGAAGCGCAAGGCTGATCTGGCAACCGCCATGGAGCCTGCGCAAACCATGGACGGCCACCGCATGGAGGTGGTGGCAAATATTGGCAGCGCGGCTGACGCCGAGCAGGCGCTGCGGCTCGGCGGTGAGGGCGTGGGCCTGTTGCGCACGGAGTTTCTCTTCATGGAGCGCTTCTCCGCGCCGACCGAGGAGGAGCAGGTTCAGGTCTATCAGCAGATCGCCAGCATCCTGGGACCTGAGCGCCCCCTGATCATCCGCACCCTGGACGTGGGCGGCGACAAGCCGCTGGCCTATCTCCCCATTCCACGCGAGGAAAATCCGTTCCTCGGCGAGCGCGGCATTCGCGTCGGCCTGGATCGGCCAGAGCTGCTGCGCACCCAGCTCCGCGCGATCCTGCGCGCGGCGGGCGGCGGGAACGTGCGGGTGATGTTTCCGATGATCGCCACGCTGCCGGAATGGCGGTCCGCCAGGGCGCTGCTAGAGGAAGAGCGGGAGCGACTGGGCGTTGCGCCGATCCCGGTGGGCATCATGGTCGAAGTGCCATCTACAGCGATTATGGCCCAGCAGTTTGCCAAGGAGGTCGATTTCTTCTCGATCGGCACCAATGATCTGACCCAGTACACGCTGGCGATGGACCGGGGCCATCCGAAGCTGGCGCCGCAGGTCGATGGCCTCAATCCGGCCATTCTGTTCCTGATCGATACCATTGTGCAGGCCGCCCATCACTATGGCAAATGGGTGGGCGTGTGCGGAGGCATCGCTAGCGATCCGCAGGCGGTCCCGCTGCTGATCGGCCTCGGCGTCGACGAGCTGAGCGTCAGCGTCCCTGCGATTCCCAGCATCAAGGCGCAGATCCGTCAGCTCAGCCTGCCGCTCTGTCAGCACCTGGCCCAGGAGGCACTGCGGCAGGATACGGCCGCCGGAGTGCGGGCGCTGTGCCCGCTCGAGGAAGATGTCGCCGAACACACGGCATAAGGCCGAGCACCAGAGGAGGTAATCCCGATGTCGAGTCCGTCACTTGCGGCTCCGCGACGGAGCAGGTGGTCCTTCAGTAGTGCCTTTGGATTGCTGCAAAAGATCGGCAAGTCGCTGATGCTGCCGGTGTCGCTCCTGCCGGCGGGTGGTATCCTGCTGGGCGTAGGCGGCGCCCTCCTGCTGGGCGTCCAGAACGGCGTCATCAGCGTTCCCGCCTGGCTGCAACTGGTCTTTCGCCTCATGCAGAGCGCCGGTGATCCGATCTTTGGCAACATGGCGCTGCTGTTTGCCATCGGCGTGGCGCTCGGCCTGACCGGCAACGATGGAGTTTCCGCGCTGGCGGGCGTGGTGGGGTTCGTCGTCATGACCGGAACGATGGGCGTCATGGCGGAATATCTGGGACAAGATCCCGAAACGCTGCCCAGGATCATGGGCATTCCGTCGATCAACACCGGCGTCTTTGGCGGCATTATCATCGGCATGGTGGCCGCAGCCCTCTTTAATCGATTCTACCGGATTAAGCTGCCGCCGTATCTGGGGTTCTTTGCCGGGAAACGCTTCGTCCCGATCATCACGGCGGTAGCCGCGATTCTCGTCGGGGTGATGCTCAGCTTTGTCTGGCCGCCGATTCAAGGCGTGATCGATACCTTTTCGCGGTTTGCCGTGACCGGCAACCCGGCGCTGGCCGTGTTTCTGTATGGTCTGGTCGAGCGGCTGCTGATCCCCTTCGGGCTCCACCACATCTGGAACGCGCCCTTCTTCTATGAGATTGGCTCGTACACGAGGGCCAACGGCGAGGTAGTCCACGGTGAAATTACCCGCTTCTTCGCCGGCGATCCCACGGCGGGCAATTTAGGCGGCGGCTATCTCTTCAAGATGTTTGGCCTGCCCGGCGCGGCGCTGGCGATCTGGCACACGGCCAAGCCGGAGCGGCGGGCTCAGGTCGGCAGCCTGATGGTTTCGGCGGCGCTGACCTCGTTTCTCACCGGGATTACGGAGCCGCTTGAGTTCGCGTTCATGTTTGTTGCGCCGGTGCTGTACGGCATTCATGCGCTCCTTGCCGGGCTGGCGTTCCCGATCATGTATGCGCTGGGCGCCAAGCTGGGCTATACCTTCTCCCACGGCTTTATCGACTATGCCCTGTTTTTTCCGCTGGATACCAGGCCGTGGCTAGTGCTGCTGGTCGGGCCGATCTACTTCGTGCTGTACTACGGCGTGTTTCGCGCGCTTATCCAGGTCCTCGATCTGAAGACGCCGGGCCGAGAAAAGGAGGAGGTCAGCGTGCAGGACGTGCAGGCCGATGTGGCGCACGGCTTCGCGAAAGAGCTGGTGGTGGCGTTCGGCGGTCGAGGGAACATCAAGGATCTGGACGCCTGTATCACCCGACTCCGCGTGGGCGTGCACGATATCAGCAAGACCAATCCGGAGAAGCTGAAGGCGCTGGGCGCCGCCGGGGTGGTCACGGTCGGCAATGGCCTGCAGGCGATCTTTGGTACTCGCTCGGAAAACCTCAAAACCGATATGGAAGAGTACCTCAAAGTCGCCGGGCCAGAAGCGGACATGGTGGCGCCGCCACCGTCGGTGGAATACACCCCGAAGGGGATTCCCTCCCGGCTGCGCGATCCCGAAGCGGCGCACAAAGCCAGCAATATCCTCAAAGCGCTGGACGGAGCCAAGAATATCCGCTCCGTCGAGTCCGCCGCCGAGACGCGCCTGCGGGTGGTCGTCGTCGACGAAGACCTCATCGATGAGGCGGCGCTGCGGCCCTCTGGCGTCACCGGGATCATGAAGCTGCCGAATCATGTGGTGCATCTGCTCGTTGGCCTGAACGCCGACCAGTATGCAGCCGAGCTTCAGGCGCAGCTGGCCGAGGCGCAGTATGCGCTGATGAAGAGCCACGAAGGACGGGCGATCGCCGTCGGCGGCAGCTAAAGCAGCGCGATCGTGGCGTTGTCCGCTGCTCCCGCATGCGGGAGCAGGGGTATCGATCCGGCACGCTCGCCGCGTCGGACGGAACGACCGCCGCCGATCCTCTGCCGCACGTCGGATGTGTGGAACGGATGTCGAGCAGCGCGCGATCGCAGGAGGACAATGATGATTCACCCGCAGGTACAGCCATTCCCCGCCGATTTCCTATGGGGCGCGGCCTCTGCCGCATACCAGGTCGAAGGGGCGTGGAATGCCGATGGAAAAGGACTATCGGTGTGGGACGTGTTTACGAAAATCCCAGGAACAACATTCAAGGGCTCGAATGGCGACGTGGCTGTGGATCATTATCATCGGTATCAAGAAGATGTTGCGTTAATGGCGGAGATGGGCTTGAAAGCCTATCGCTTTTCCGTCAGCTGGCCCAGGATCTATCCGAACGGCAAAGGATCGATCAATGAGGCCGGCGTACGGTTCTATGATCGGCTGATCGACGAGCTGCTCGCGTATCAGATCGAGCCGATCCTCACGCTGTATCATTGGGACGTACCACAGGCGTTAGTGGAGGCGTACGGTGCCTGGGAGTCTCGACAGATTATTGAAGATTTCAGCAATTATTGCACGACGTTGTATACGTATTTTGGTGATCGAGTAAAATATTGGATCACCTTAAATGAACAGAATTATAACTTGACGCATGGGTTTCTCACGGCGATGCACCCACCGGGTGTCAAGGATAGAAAGCGATTCTATGAGGCCAATCATATTGCGTTTTTAGCAAACGCAAAAGCCATC of Herpetosiphonaceae bacterium contains these proteins:
- the ptsP gene encoding phosphoenolpyruvate--protein phosphotransferase; the encoded protein is MSTPSQPGATAKLTLTAPLSGYLLPIEQVPDPVFAQKMVGDGISIDPLSQLLLAPCAGQVVQLHSAGHAVTVATPQGIEVMMHVGLDTVALKGQGFTPRVKPGDQVAVGDALIEFDADYIATHAKSLLTQIVITNSDRVAAFMPRTGSVTAGKDVILELALVGAAAEAATETSKTATSSAILVPNPTGLHARPAAVLANLAKKFSADIRLQRGDDQANAKSVVSIMGLEVNYGDKVLLVAQGPDAEEAIATLTPELERGLGDEGAVPAPAPASMTIPELAAPAPRPRSTNPNLLLGVAASPGLAVGTVFQVRREEIVVAETAADPHQERRKLDEAMDQAKVQLVALRDRLAGESDQAKAAIFAAHEELLDDPDLLDIATSAIAKGKSAPFAWQRAFTTYAERLSNLKNELLAARANDLRDVGQRVLELLTGITTRAPDYPPNTILVAEDLTPSDTATLDRSKVVGFCTTAGGASSHVAIIARSLDIPAVAGVDPRALDVPNRTMVILDGARGQLRLNPSAEDVTRLQKALERNAAKRKADLATAMEPAQTMDGHRMEVVANIGSAADAEQALRLGGEGVGLLRTEFLFMERFSAPTEEEQVQVYQQIASILGPERPLIIRTLDVGGDKPLAYLPIPREENPFLGERGIRVGLDRPELLRTQLRAILRAAGGGNVRVMFPMIATLPEWRSARALLEEERERLGVAPIPVGIMVEVPSTAIMAQQFAKEVDFFSIGTNDLTQYTLAMDRGHPKLAPQVDGLNPAILFLIDTIVQAAHHYGKWVGVCGGIASDPQAVPLLIGLGVDELSVSVPAIPSIKAQIRQLSLPLCQHLAQEALRQDTAAGVRALCPLEEDVAEHTA
- a CDS encoding dihydrofolate reductase family protein codes for the protein MRNIVVTEFLSLDGIMEAPAWTAPYWNDEIAQFKGDEQATSDALLLGRVTYQGFAAAWPESTDEGAAYMNNIPKYVVSTTLDTVTWTNSTLINDRIVDAITALKQQDGQDMLVYGSATLVQTLMQHDLVDRYRLLIYPVVVGTGKHLFQAGSAATLKLVETRAFSSGVVALIYEPDRT
- the ptsG gene encoding glucose-specific PTS transporter subunit IIBC, whose translation is MSSPSLAAPRRSRWSFSSAFGLLQKIGKSLMLPVSLLPAGGILLGVGGALLLGVQNGVISVPAWLQLVFRLMQSAGDPIFGNMALLFAIGVALGLTGNDGVSALAGVVGFVVMTGTMGVMAEYLGQDPETLPRIMGIPSINTGVFGGIIIGMVAAALFNRFYRIKLPPYLGFFAGKRFVPIITAVAAILVGVMLSFVWPPIQGVIDTFSRFAVTGNPALAVFLYGLVERLLIPFGLHHIWNAPFFYEIGSYTRANGEVVHGEITRFFAGDPTAGNLGGGYLFKMFGLPGAALAIWHTAKPERRAQVGSLMVSAALTSFLTGITEPLEFAFMFVAPVLYGIHALLAGLAFPIMYALGAKLGYTFSHGFIDYALFFPLDTRPWLVLLVGPIYFVLYYGVFRALIQVLDLKTPGREKEEVSVQDVQADVAHGFAKELVVAFGGRGNIKDLDACITRLRVGVHDISKTNPEKLKALGAAGVVTVGNGLQAIFGTRSENLKTDMEEYLKVAGPEADMVAPPPSVEYTPKGIPSRLRDPEAAHKASNILKALDGAKNIRSVESAAETRLRVVVVDEDLIDEAALRPSGVTGIMKLPNHVVHLLVGLNADQYAAELQAQLAEAQYALMKSHEGRAIAVGGS